From one Rosa rugosa chromosome 4, drRosRugo1.1, whole genome shotgun sequence genomic stretch:
- the LOC133744942 gene encoding uncharacterized protein LOC133744942 — MARLTNEEDDDMMKAVFNLCHMKHVLVDSAKDIQILEDTNRKCLSQISAKDKRKTVLIKEQGDECIVNVAQGLHRNQRLQQGAKRKALQVTGQEAIYAGQGLANSNVCQGLFYGNYAPPNLPPVPRLRQFIEICSQPFEKQLTFSDVKDDQSRLAMSKEDVQKRLMPLLNENEDLRRGIQVTTYDVDGKEYPMVFKIWVEKIHVLTGGWKAFCHDHKLVEKQDFVTVWMFRNAATGSLCFVIDSRRLPVLETIKRRRTRRN, encoded by the coding sequence ATGGCTAGGCTGACCAATGAAGAAGACGATGATATGATGAAGGCCGTTTTTAATCTTTGTCATATGAAGCATGTGCTTGTTGATTCTGCAAAAGACATACAGATATTGGAGGATACTAACCGCAAGTGTCTTAGTCAAATTAGTGCCAAAGACAAACGAAAAACAGTATTAATCAAAGAACAAGGAGATGAATGCATTGTTAATGTTGCCCAAGGCTTGCATAGAAACCAACGACTACAACAGGGTGCTAAGAGAAAAGCTTTGCAAGTCACAGGACAAGAAGCCATTTATGCTGGACAAGGCTTAGCAAACTCAAACGTATGTCAAGGTTTGTTCTATGGAAACTATGCCCCTCCTAATCTCCCACCAGTCCCACGCCTACGACAATTTATTGAAATTTGCAGTCAGCCGTTTGAGAAGCAATTAACATTTAGTGATGTGAAGGATGACCAATCAAGGCTAGCTATGAGCAAAGAGGATGTCCAAAAGCGCCTAATGCCATTGTTGAATGAGAATGAAGATCTTAGACGAGGAATCCAAGTCACAACTTATGATGTGGATGGTAAAGAGTATCCCATGGTGTTCAAAATTTGGGTGGAAAAGATTCATGTCTTGACCGGAGGATGGAAAGCTTTTTGCCATGATCATAAGCTGGTTGAGAAGCAAGATTTTGTGACCGTATGGATGTTTCGAAATGCTGCAACAGGTagcctttgctttgtaattgaTTCGAGAAGGTTGCCAGTGCTTGAAACCATcaagagaagaagaacaaggCGAAATTGA